One Capricornis sumatraensis isolate serow.1 chromosome 8, serow.2, whole genome shotgun sequence genomic region harbors:
- the FLRT1 gene encoding leucine-rich repeat transmembrane protein FLRT1, giving the protein MVVAHPTAAATATTTPAATVTATIVMTTATMDLRDWLFLCYGLIAFLTEVIDSTTCPSVCRCDNGFIYCNDRGLTSIPADIPDDATTLYLQNNQINNAGIPQDLKTKVNVQVIYLYENDLDEFPVNLPRSLRELHLQDNNVRTIARDSLARIPLLEKLHLDDNSVSTVSIEEDAFADSKQLKLLFLSRNHLSSIPSGLPRTLEELRLDDNRISTIPLHAFKGLSSLRRLVLDGNLLANQRIADDTFSRLQNLTELSLVRNSLAAPPLNLPSARLQKLYLQDNAISHVPYNTLAKMRELERLDLSNNNLTTLPRGLFDDLENLAQLLLRNNPWFCGCNLLWLRDWVKARAAVVNVRGLMCQGPEKVRGMAIKDITSEMDECFEAGAQGGAVNTAAKTTHASDHGSVTTPQGSLFTLKAKRPGLRLPDSSLDYPMATGDSAKTLAIHVKPLTADSIRITWKASLPASSFRLSWLRLGHSPAVGSITETLVQGDKTEYLLTALEPKSTYIICMVTMETGNAYVADETPVCAKAETADSSGPATTLNQEQNADPMAGLPLAGIIGGAVALVFLFLVLGAICWYVHRASELLTRERAYNRGSRKKDDYLESGTKKDNSILEIRGPGLQMLPINPYRAKEEYVVHTIFPSNGSSLCKGTHTIGYGTTRGYRDGGIPDIDYSYT; this is encoded by the coding sequence ATGGTGGTGGCACACCccaccgccgccgccaccgccaccaccacGCCCGCCGCCACCGTCACGGCCACCATCGTGATGACCACGGCCACTATGGACCTGCgggactggcttttcctctgCTACGGGCTCATCGCCTTCCTAACGGAGGTCATCGACAGCACCACGTGCCCCTCCGTGTGCCGCTGCGACAACGGCTTCATCTACTGCAATGACCGGGGGCTCACGTCCATCCCCGCCGACATCCCCGACGACGCCACCACCCTCTACCTGCAGAACAACCAGATCAACAACGCCGGCATCCCCCAGGACCTCAAGACCAAGGTCAACGTGCAGGTCATCTACCTGTACGAGAACGACCTGGACGAGTTCCCCGTCAACCTGCCCCGCTCCCTGCGGGAGCTGCACCTGCAGGACAACAACGTGCGCACCATCGCCCGGGACTCACTGGCCCGCATCCCGCTGCTGGAGAAGCTGCACCTGGACGACAACTCCGTGTCCACCGTCAGCATCGAGGAGGACGCCTTCGCTGACAGCAAGCAGCTCAAGCTGCTCTTCCTGAGCAGGAATCACCTGAGCAGCATTCCCTCGGGGCTGCCCCGCACGCTGGAGGAGCTGCGGCTGGACGACAACCGCATCTCCACCATCCCGCTGCACGCCTTCAAGGGCCTCAGCAGCCTGCGGCGCCTGGTGCTGGATGGCAACCTGCTGGCCAACCAGCGCATAGCTGACGACACCTTCAGCCGTCTGCAGAACCTGACCGAGCTCTCGCTGGTGCGCAACTCACTGGCCGCCCCGCCCCTCAACCTGCCCAGCGCCCGCCTGCAGAAGCTGTACCTGCAGGACAACGCCATCAGCCACGTGCCCTACAACACGCTGGCCAAGATGCGCGAGCTGGAGCGCCTGGACCTGTCCAACAACAACCTGACCACGCTCCCCCGTGGCCTGTTCGACGACCTGGAGAACCTAGCCCAGCTGCTGCTCCGGAACAACCCTTGGTTCTGCGGCTGTAACCTCCTGTGGCTGCGGGACTGGGTAAAGGCGCGGGCGGCCGTGGTCAATGTGCGCGGCCTCATGTGCCAGGGCCCCGAGAAGGTCCGGGGCATGGCCATCAAGGACATCACCAGCGAGATGGACGAGTGCTTTGAGGCGGGGGCACAGGGCGGCGCAGTCAACACTGCTGCCAAGACCACGCACGCCAGTGACCATGGCTCTGTCACCACGCCCCAGGGCTCTCTCTTCACCCTCAAGGCCAAGAGGCCAGGGCTGCGCCTCCCTGACTCCAGCCTCGACTACCCCATGGCCACGGGCGATAGCGCCAAGACCCTGGCCATCCACGTGAAGCCCCTGACGGCGGACTCCATCCGCATCACGTGGAAGGCCTCACTGCCCGCCTCCTCCTTCAGGCTCAGCTGGCTGCGCCTGGGCCACAGCCCGGCTGTGGGCTCCATCACGGAGACCCTAGTGCAGGGCGACAAGACAGAGTACCTGCTGACGGCCCTGGAGCCCAAGTCCACCTACATCATCTGCATGGTCACCATGGAGACGGGCAACGCCTACGTGGCTGATGAGACGCCCGTGTGCGCCAAGGCGGAGACGGCCGACAGCTCCGGCCCCGCCACCACCCTCAACCAGGAGCAGAACGCCGACCCCATGGCGGGCCTGCCCCTGGCAGGCATCATCGGTGGTGCCGTGGCCCTTGTCTTCCTCTTCCTGGTCCTCGGGGCCATCTGCTGGTACGTGCACCGGGCCAGCGAGCTGCTGACCCGGGAGCGGGCCTACAACCGGGGCAGCCGGAAAAAGGATGACTATCTGGAGTCGGGGACCAAGAAGGATAACTCCATCTTGGAGATCCGAGGCCCCGGGTTGCAGATGCTGCCCATCAACCCTTACCGCGCCAAAGAGGAGTATGTGGTCCACACCATCTTCCCCTCCAACGGCAGCAGCCTCTGCAAGGGCACACACACCATCGGCTACGGCACCACACGGGGCTATCGCGACGGGGGCATCCCCGACATAGACTACTCCTACACCTGA